The DNA window GTTCAGCAGCGCCATCACGTGCGTGCCGACCACCAGGTTATCAACCCCCTCGCCCAGCGCCAGCACCGTACCGGAAACTTCAAGCCCTAAGATATCCGTAATACCCGGCGGTAACGGCATTCCGTTACGCTGCATAATGTCAGGCCGATTAACACCGGCGCTCGCCACGCGGATCAATACTTCACCGGCGGCCGGCCGCGGCACCGGCCGTTGCAATTGCTGTAAGACGTCTGCGCCGCCAGGTTCACGTGCAATCACCGCATTCATCATTTCAGGCATCATTGGCGCTTATCCCTGTTTCTCGGCGCTAAAGGCGCACACGCCTTCATCAGCAAAGGTCACACCGACTACGCTGCCCACCGGCCAGCGTGTAAGTGAGTCCAGCCCGGATTGACGTGCAAATAGCGTGGTGTTGCCGAGTGCCGGTACATCCAGATGCACATCAACATGGTCGCCCTGAAACACATGGGTAATCACCGTGGCGCTGAGGAATGAATGCGCGCCAAGTGGGCCGAGTTGAATATTTTCCGGGCGCACATAGATATCAAGTCGATCGCCGACGGCGGCCTGTACACGCTCAGCAGGTATACGCAGCGCGTTGCCGCCCGACTCCACCACCACAGCGTGATCCCGCCCGGCATAGCGGCCGGGTAAAATGTTGACGTCACCGACAAAGCTCGCAACGAACGGATCCTGTGGACGACGGTAGATCTCATCCGGCGTACCAATTTGACGCACATGGCCCGCCGACATCACCACCACACGATCGCTCATGCTCAAGGCTTCACCCTGATCGTGGGTAACAAACACCGTGGTCACGCCGAGTTTGCGCTGGATGGCTTTCAGCTCAACCTGCATCGATAAGCGCAGGTTTTTATCCAACGCGGAAAACGGCTCATCCAATAGCAGCACTTTCGGACGAATCACTAGCGCACGCGCGAGCGCAACACGCTGCTGCTGCCCGCCGGACAACTCGCGTGGCTTACGGTGGCCATAACCGGCCAACTTCACCAGTGCCAACGCTTGTTCAACGCGCCCGGCAATTTCCGCCTTCGAGACACCGCGCATTCGCAGCCCATAACCCACGTTCTTTTCCACCGTCATGTGCGGAAACAACGCATAGTTCTGAAACACAATGCCAATCTCACGTTGATACGGCGGGATTTCGGTAACCAGATCGCCATCAATAAAGATTTCGCCGCCGTCGGTTTCGGTGAAACCGGCCATCAGGTTCAGCAGTGTGGTTTTGCCACAGCCAGAGGGGCCCAGCAGGGTAATAAATTCCCCTTCGTTAATGATCAAGGAAATCTTATGCAGTGCGATGGCATCGCCAAAGCGTTTCAACACGCCATCGAGTCGTACGGCGACAGGGGTCTTGTGGGAGGCGAGATGAGGCCGAGTGGACTGTGGGAATGTGGTGACGTCTGCACTTACCATGGGATCTCCAGAAAACAGGCTATCAATGCTTGCTATCCAGCATAAGGCTTATGTGTGCGTCATGCGGTTAGTGCTTCCTGAAGCTAGCGTTTTGAAAACATAAAGCAGACGCGTGGCGTAATTTCATCACGCCAAATTAACCGTTACTGACACATCAATAACAGCCAGACGGCGCAGCATGGCGCCAGGTATCCGAATACCCGATGCTGATGAGCTTGTCGGGTCAGAGCCAAAATCGGCCAGGCTAACGCACTGTGCCTAAACGTATTTCCCCCTGTGGTTGTTGTGTCATGTACGCGGCTCCTCAACTTTCATGAAGTCGATGAACGCGCGCACAGAAGCAGGCATGTGTGTACGCTCTGAATAGTAGAGGTAAAACCCCGGAAAAACTTTACACCATGGTTCCAGAACACGGATGAGTTCTTTCTTTTCCAGGTGTGGCGCCACCAGATCCTCGATAAGGTAAGCTAATCCGATCCCTTTGCAGGCGGCCAACAACAGCAGGTCCGTGTCATTTACGGTAAGAATATTGTCGACATCAATATCGATCACGCCGTCGCTATCTTCGAACCGCCATTGATATAAGGCCCCCGTACTTTTCCATTTGTAGCTAAGGCAGAGGTGGTCTTTCAGATCTGCCGGCACTTGGGGCCGTTGCCGGTCGGTGAAATAAGAGGGAGCCCCGACAACCGCCATTCGCAGATCGTTTGTAATACGTACCGCAATCATATCGCGACTGATTTGCCCACCAATCCGAACCCCGGCATCGAAGCCTTGGGCAACAACATCTGTAATGTCATTGTCTATAACGAGATCCAGGCGGACTTCCGGATAAGCAAGACGGAACTGCTGTAATCTCGGCATGACCGCGATCCGCGCGGCGATGCTTGGCAAGTTAATGCGAACCACACCTTTCGGCGTTTCCTGGTAGGCCCCGACCGCCTGCACAGCTTCGTCCATATCCGTCATCATTGGCTTGATACGATCGTAAAGAACAGTTCCGGCCTCTGTCAGCCCGACACTGCGGGTTGTACGATTGAGGAGGCGAATGCCAAGACGGCTCTCTAAAGAACGGACAGTGCGGCTCAGTGCCGATGGCGATACTGCCAACCGTCTGGCAGCGCGTCCAAATGCCCGCTCATCACAAACAATGACAAAAGCCCTTAACTGTGTAAATTCCGTCCCGTTCATTATGATCTCCAGACACAATACTTCATGCCAGATAAGTACCATATTAAAGCATAATAGTATGCTGCATACTGTGTGAAAAGACGGCGAAGTGTCCAGTATGGTGCTGGAAGCCTACCCGCCGTTACGGCTGGAGCGTAAAAATGGGCACGATGAAACGCTGGGAAATCAATGCAATAGGCAGACAGTATCTTAAATTGAACGATGTCCCGATCCCGCGAGTGGGCCCGGGAGAGATGCTGGTCAAAGTGAACGCAGTCGCACTGAACTACCGTGACAAAATGGTAGTGGAAACCGGCCGGGGACTTCCTCTCACATTTCCGTTCACACCCGGCTCCGAACTTGCTGGAGAGGTGATCGCTCTCGGCGAAGGCGCATCCCGCTTCGAAGTAGGTATGAAAGTCATCTCCACCGCAACGCCAGACTGGATCGACGGTCTGCGTGCTGGTACCGCCAGAACGCCAGCCTATCAGACTTTGGGTGGCTTTTATCCGGGTGTGCTCGCCGAATATGTTGCTATGCCGGAAGACTGGTTTGTCTCGGCGCCGAAGACGCTCGAGCCCTGGCAGGCTTGCACAATACCAATTGCAGGTCTCACCGCCTGGTTTGCGCTTGTCGACCGAGCAGGAGTCCGTGCCGGGGATACGGTCCTGATCCCCAGCACCGGCGGAGTCGCCCTTTTTGGCGTGCAGATCGCCAAGGCAAACGGCGCCCGGGTCATTGTTTGCAGCCAACCGGAATACGAGGAACGAGCAAAAGCGCTCGGCGCAGACCACTTTATCAACGCGAATAGCGACTGGGTGGAAGCTGTTTACCAACTCACATCCGACCGAGGTACGGACATCGTTTTAGAGGTTATAGGCGGTAAGCATCTGGGAGAATCTGTTCAGGTTACAGCGGTGGGCGGCCATGTCTGCCAGATCGGCGCACTCGACGGTTGGGACATCATCGCACCAGCAATGCCCTTGATGCTAAAAGACATCACAATCCATGGGATTGGCACCGGCAGCCGAAAGGCTCTGGAACGATTCATTTTCGCTATCGATCACACAGGCATTACGCCGGTTGTCGATTCCCGCTATTCATTAGAGGACCTTCCCGCCGCGTTCGACCATTTGGGTCAAAGGCCATTCGGCAAGATCGTGCTTGATGTCGCCCGGTAGAATGAAGACATTTTAGTTGGCTTGCTTGCTATACCGCATAAGGCTTATATTTCGTTGGAACTGGAACGGCTTGGCTGGAAACAGACAGATTGCACAGGGGCGGGTTATTGGGGATGGATAAAGTATGTTTCCCCCTCGGTTTAATGTCCCAGCGAGCCTTTCATAGCGCAAACCAGCTTTCAAGAATAATGTCCTATTGAGAACGGCGAAACATCTAATTACGGTGAGCATTGCCTGTACTATTGCAAATATTGGCAAGATCCAACAACCGGTTACATTCACCCGCGCCGAAAAATCCGCACGCACAACGCGTCAGCCCTGCCACTCAGCGATAATCCTATCCGTCGGTTTCACTTGGACGGTATTCCCCGGAATACTCAGCGCCGCCCACACCTCATTATGCTGACCAATCAGCTGTGGCGCCGTCGCATAAGTTCGGTTTGAGGTTGTATGAGCGTCGGAAGCGACGGTAATGGCATAACCTTGGCTGGCGCCGACTTTTATTGTCGTATCTAAACAATAATCCGTCGCGCAGCCGCAAATCACGAAGTTATTGGTGCCCAGTTGGCTAAGAACATCTGCCAGTTTCGTGTTCCAGAAGGCATCACACGCGGTTTTGTTAACATAAATCGCCCCATCCGGCTGTTCAAGCTCCGGTAAAATTTGCCATAACTCGTTGCCTTCGGCCATTTCGCCCTCAATATGTTGAATAAATATCGTCCGTTCCGCCGCCGCTATCAGCTGATTGATCAGAGTAGCTTTATCTTCCCGGTCATGGCGCGGCGTGGCGAATACGCCGTTTTGCATATCAACAACGATCAATAGCTTCATTTTATGCTCTTTCCCATCGGTTACCCCCAAACAGAGAATCTATTTTATCCCCTTCCTACTTCACGTTGCAGGTGCGTTCCACGTATGGCATTTATTTGCCGGGCTACGGCCTGAAGCAGCGGCTATTTTTTGCGGTGCTGATAGCGTCTCTCTGTGTATTGAACCACAAGTTGGTAGACAAAATGTCGACCAGCTAAAGTTTTAGCGACCCAGCACTGGCAACATGCAAGATTCATAGGTAAAACACCCCATCGCAAGCCCACGCACAGCCATATTTTCCGTGGCTATACCGTCGCAGTTGGAGTTAATACCCTATGCGTAAACGCATTTTTGTGCTGGCTATCATGGTGCTAGCCATGCCCGTTCTGGCGGCAGCGTCGCCAGAGCTTGCCATCGGCTTTTCACCCAGCGCACGGCATGACGCTTTAAATATTGTCTTAAGTATCATTAACTGCGCCCAGCACAACCTTGATGTGGCGGCCTATCAGTTCACCAGCAAGCCCATCGCGACAGCGCTGGTAAACGCGCAAAAACGCGGGGTATCGGTACGGGTGGTCGCAGACCAGGCAGCCAATAGCGATCGGTACACTGCCATCACCTTCCTGGTTAACCACCGGGTGCCGGTGCGCCTTAACGGGCAGTACGCCATCATGCACAACAAATTTATTGTGGCAGACGGCCATGCGGTCGAAACTGGCTCGTTCAACTACACATCCAGCGCCGACAAGCGCAACGCAGAAAATGCCCTGCTGATCCGCAACGTGCCTGCCCTGGCGGCAAAATATCAGCAGGAATTTAACCGGTTATGGCGTGAAGCCAGCCCCAGTAAGCCCCCCCCGGTTTTAATCCGTCAGCCACTGGCGGCTCGTTCGCAGGGGTGATGCCTTCACCATCCCTTTCATGACCTTTGTAACGCTCGCCACACCCGTTCCGGCGTGGCGGGAAGATCAAGCAGGCAATGCACGATACCATCGGCCCGGCGTGCGATCGCATCCTGCAGGGCACACCAGACGACCATACCCAGCATAAAAGGCGGCTCACCAACGGCTTTAGAACGGAAAACGGTTTCAGCCGCATTGTGCGTATGCGGCAATAGCTGCACGCGAAAATCATGCGGGATATCCGCTACCGTCGGTATCTTGTAGGTGGCGCCGGTATCCGTTAACAAACATCCCTGCCCGTTCCACATCAGCTCTTCGGTGGTAACCCAGCCCATGCCCTGTACAAACCCACCTTCGACCTGCCCGATATCCAGCGCAGGGTTCAGGGAAGCACCTACATCGTGCAGAATATCTACCCGCTTCACCCGATACTCTCCGGTCAGCGTATCCACGATCACTTCCGCGCATGCCGCGCCGTACACAAAGTAGTAAAAAGGCTGTCCGCGCCCTGCCTCACGATCGTAATGGATGCCCGGAACCCGGTAGTAACCCGAAGCCGAAAGCGGTACCTGATTAACCCATGCCAAGTGCGCTACCTGCGCGAAGGTCAAATGATGCTTGCCCGCCCGCACTACACCATTGTGGAATACAACCTCTGCGGGGGAACACGCATAAAGGCGACACAGTAATTCCTCTAGCCGCTGTCTGATGATTTCGGCTGCTTGCTGCGCCGCTTTACCGTTCAAATCAGCACCGCTGGAGGCTGCTGTCGGCGAAGTATTGGGCACCTTGCCGGTATGAGTGGCCGTGACCTGGATTGACTCGATGTCAATTTGTAGCACCTGCGCCACAATCTGCGCCACTTTGGTATTCAACCCTTGCCCCATCTCAGTTCCGCCATGATTTAGCTGTACACTGCCATCGGTATATACCAACAACAGCGCTCCGGCCTGGTTGAGAAAGGTGGAGGTGAAGGAAATGCCGAATTTGACCGGCATTAGCGCTAAGCCGCGCCGCAGCACGGGGTGGCGGGTATTGAAAGTATCGATCTCGGCACGACGTTGGTGATACTCAGCGCTGTGCTCCAGCCGTTCGGTGATATCGTTAAGCATATTCTGCCTGACGGGCTGGTAGTAATGGGTCACATTGCGTTCCGTGATCCCATAATAATTTCGTTTGCGCACCTCGAGCGGATCCAGATGCAAAGTGCGCGCAATGTGCTCAATCACCTGTTCAATGGCCGCTATGCCTTGCGGCCCACCGAAGCCGCGAAACGCGGTATTGGAGACAGTATGGGTGCGGCAACGGTATCCGGTGATGAGCGCATCTCCCAGATAATAGGCGTTGTCCGCATGGAACATGGCGCGATCGACAATCGATCCCGACAAATCCAGCGAATGACCACAGTTTGCTGCCAGATCGATCTTTACGCCGCTGAAGACACCACGTTCATCAATACCGACTTCGTAACGCACGAAAAAAGCGTGGCGCTTGCCAGTGATGCGCATATCGTCACGCCGCGACAGACACATTTTTGCCGGGCGCCGCGTCAGGCGCGCAGCAAGCGCGCACAGGCAGGCGACGCCCGCCCCCTGCGATTCCTTGCCGCCGAAAGCGCCCCCCATTCGCCGTGTTTCTACCGTCACTTGGCTTTGGCTAACACCCAAAACCGAAGCCACCAGCTTTTGTACTTCACTGGGGTTTTGGCTGGACGCATAGACCGTTACGGCCTGGTTCTCTGCCGGGCAGACGAGGGCCGCCTGCGTTTCCAGATAAAAATGTTCCTGCCCGCCAATGTGAAACTCGCCCGACAGACGATGGGCTGCTCGTGCCAACGCCGCCTCGACATCACCGCGTTGATGCACAAAAGGACGCTCCACATAGTGTTGTTTTTCCAACGCGTCTTGCACATCCAATATCGGTGTCAGCACTTCGTAGTCAACCACCGCCGCCTGAGCGCCCAACCTGGCCGCCTCACGAGATTCTGCCGCCACCACCAACACGATCTGCCCTGCATAGTTCACTTCGCCATCGGCCAGCAACATATCGCCCGGCGCCAACGCGCCGATATCCGGGTTGCCCGGTATTTGTTGCCGGGTCAGCACCGTTACCACACCAGGAATGCGATAGCAGGGTGCAACATCCAGCTTGATAATACGGGCATGCGCGTGTTCACTCAGGCGCGGGCAAAGATGCAATAGCCCTTCCGGCTCTGGGCGATCGTCAATGTAGCGCGCTTCACCGCTGACGTGCAGTATCGCGCTCTCATGTGTATGACTGTGCCCTACGCCACAGGGTTGCGTCTGATGGAACCGCTCCTGCAACGCCATTTGCGTTGGGGCGGACACTAACGGATTATGCGACATGGTGTGCGGTCTCCATCTCAAACTCCTCGCCTTGTAACCAGTAGTAGTAACGGAGCAACAGATTCCTGGCCACCTGCAGGCGGTATTCTGCGCTGGCGCGTGCGTCGCTCAATGGTGTGAAATCCTGCTCCAGCGCCTGACAAGCGGCTGTCACGGTCGCCCTGTTCCAGGGCTGGTGAAGCAGGGCCTGTTCACAACGCTCAGCCCGCCGGGGAATGGCGTCCATTCCGCCAAAGGCGACGCGAGCGTTCACGACTCGCCCCTGTTGGATTTGTAATGAAAACGCGCCAAAAACAATGGAAATATCATCATCCGACCGTTTCGAAACCTTCCATGCCTGAAAATTATCCAGTAACTCCCCGCGAGGGATTAGGATCTCACGAATAAACTCGCTCTCGACTAACGCCGTTTGACGGTAGGCCAGGAAAAAGTCGCGCAGTGGCAGCGTGCGCTGGTCCGAACCACGTTGTAGCAGTAGCTCGGCATCCAATGCCAGCAGCATCGGGGGCGTATCGCCTATTGGCGACGCATTGGCGATATTCCCTGCCAAGGTGGCGCGGTTGCGGATTTGACGTGAAGCGAAACGCTGCAACGCACGTGCAAAGGCAGGGATCTGCGCGTGTAGCAGCTTTTCACATTGTGTGATAGTCACCCCGGCGCCAAGATGAATGTAGCTGTCATCCATATGCCAGCGGCGCAGCGTTGCCACCTGCGCCAAAGAGATCAAAGGAGGACGGCCATACCCGGCTTGCGCCATTTCCAGCATCAGATCGGTACCGCCCGCCAACAGGCGAGCCTGAGGATAACGAAGATAATAGGCCGCCAGTTTCTCCAGCGCATCAGGTATAAAATATTGGCGCGCGCCCTCGTTCAATGTCTCCGCCCCCTCCTTCAGCGCCTTCAGTCGCGTGGCGGTTAATATCTCGTCACGGGTATAACTATCCTCTATCGGCTGCTCGCACAGGTAGCGTGCAGCGGCCATAATCGGTCGATAACCGGTACAACGACATAAATTCCCCGCCAGTGCCTGTTCTGTCAGTTGAAGATCCCAGCCCTCACTTTCTTTTTGCAACACAAACAGTGAAATCACTATCCCTGGCGTACAGAAACCACACTGCGAGGCATGCAGATCGACCACCGCCTGCTGCACGGGATGGAGGGCCCCTTCCTGGCGTAAATCTTCCACCGTAATCAGTTGCTTGCCATGCAACGCGCTCACAGGCATCAGGCAGGCATTAACGGTCTCATAGCACATTCGCCCCTGTTCCTCGCGCCCCAACGCCACGGTGCACGCGCCGCAGTCGCCAGAACCGCAGCCCTCTTTGGTTCCCGTACGGCGCTTATGCTGCCGCAGATACTGCAACACCGTCAGGGTAGGATCGAGATCC is part of the Gibbsiella quercinecans genome and encodes:
- a CDS encoding phospholipase D family protein gives rise to the protein MRKRIFVLAIMVLAMPVLAAASPELAIGFSPSARHDALNIVLSIINCAQHNLDVAAYQFTSKPIATALVNAQKRGVSVRVVADQAANSDRYTAITFLVNHRVPVRLNGQYAIMHNKFIVADGHAVETGSFNYTSSADKRNAENALLIRNVPALAAKYQQEFNRLWREASPSKPPPVLIRQPLAARSQG
- a CDS encoding LysR family transcriptional regulator: MNGTEFTQLRAFVIVCDERAFGRAARRLAVSPSALSRTVRSLESRLGIRLLNRTTRSVGLTEAGTVLYDRIKPMMTDMDEAVQAVGAYQETPKGVVRINLPSIAARIAVMPRLQQFRLAYPEVRLDLVIDNDITDVVAQGFDAGVRIGGQISRDMIAVRITNDLRMAVVGAPSYFTDRQRPQVPADLKDHLCLSYKWKSTGALYQWRFEDSDGVIDIDVDNILTVNDTDLLLLAACKGIGLAYLIEDLVAPHLEKKELIRVLEPWCKVFPGFYLYYSERTHMPASVRAFIDFMKVEEPRT
- the xdhB gene encoding xanthine dehydrogenase molybdopterin binding subunit; the protein is MSHNPLVSAPTQMALQERFHQTQPCGVGHSHTHESAILHVSGEARYIDDRPEPEGLLHLCPRLSEHAHARIIKLDVAPCYRIPGVVTVLTRQQIPGNPDIGALAPGDMLLADGEVNYAGQIVLVVAAESREAARLGAQAAVVDYEVLTPILDVQDALEKQHYVERPFVHQRGDVEAALARAAHRLSGEFHIGGQEHFYLETQAALVCPAENQAVTVYASSQNPSEVQKLVASVLGVSQSQVTVETRRMGGAFGGKESQGAGVACLCALAARLTRRPAKMCLSRRDDMRITGKRHAFFVRYEVGIDERGVFSGVKIDLAANCGHSLDLSGSIVDRAMFHADNAYYLGDALITGYRCRTHTVSNTAFRGFGGPQGIAAIEQVIEHIARTLHLDPLEVRKRNYYGITERNVTHYYQPVRQNMLNDITERLEHSAEYHQRRAEIDTFNTRHPVLRRGLALMPVKFGISFTSTFLNQAGALLLVYTDGSVQLNHGGTEMGQGLNTKVAQIVAQVLQIDIESIQVTATHTGKVPNTSPTAASSGADLNGKAAQQAAEIIRQRLEELLCRLYACSPAEVVFHNGVVRAGKHHLTFAQVAHLAWVNQVPLSASGYYRVPGIHYDREAGRGQPFYYFVYGAACAEVIVDTLTGEYRVKRVDILHDVGASLNPALDIGQVEGGFVQGMGWVTTEELMWNGQGCLLTDTGATYKIPTVADIPHDFRVQLLPHTHNAAETVFRSKAVGEPPFMLGMVVWCALQDAIARRADGIVHCLLDLPATPERVWRALQRS
- a CDS encoding zinc-dependent alcohol dehydrogenase family protein, which gives rise to MGTMKRWEINAIGRQYLKLNDVPIPRVGPGEMLVKVNAVALNYRDKMVVETGRGLPLTFPFTPGSELAGEVIALGEGASRFEVGMKVISTATPDWIDGLRAGTARTPAYQTLGGFYPGVLAEYVAMPEDWFVSAPKTLEPWQACTIPIAGLTAWFALVDRAGVRAGDTVLIPSTGGVALFGVQIAKANGARVIVCSQPEYEERAKALGADHFINANSDWVEAVYQLTSDRGTDIVLEVIGGKHLGESVQVTAVGGHVCQIGALDGWDIIAPAMPLMLKDITIHGIGTGSRKALERFIFAIDHTGITPVVDSRYSLEDLPAAFDHLGQRPFGKIVLDVAR
- the xdhA gene encoding xanthine dehydrogenase small subunit — protein: MIQFLQHNTLVVERDLDPTLTVLQYLRQHKRRTGTKEGCGSGDCGACTVALGREEQGRMCYETVNACLMPVSALHGKQLITVEDLRQEGALHPVQQAVVDLHASQCGFCTPGIVISLFVLQKESEGWDLQLTEQALAGNLCRCTGYRPIMAAARYLCEQPIEDSYTRDEILTATRLKALKEGAETLNEGARQYFIPDALEKLAAYYLRYPQARLLAGGTDLMLEMAQAGYGRPPLISLAQVATLRRWHMDDSYIHLGAGVTITQCEKLLHAQIPAFARALQRFASRQIRNRATLAGNIANASPIGDTPPMLLALDAELLLQRGSDQRTLPLRDFFLAYRQTALVESEFIREILIPRGELLDNFQAWKVSKRSDDDISIVFGAFSLQIQQGRVVNARVAFGGMDAIPRRAERCEQALLHQPWNRATVTAACQALEQDFTPLSDARASAEYRLQVARNLLLRYYYWLQGEEFEMETAHHVA
- a CDS encoding ABC transporter ATP-binding protein, translated to MVSADVTTFPQSTRPHLASHKTPVAVRLDGVLKRFGDAIALHKISLIINEGEFITLLGPSGCGKTTLLNLMAGFTETDGGEIFIDGDLVTEIPPYQREIGIVFQNYALFPHMTVEKNVGYGLRMRGVSKAEIAGRVEQALALVKLAGYGHRKPRELSGGQQQRVALARALVIRPKVLLLDEPFSALDKNLRLSMQVELKAIQRKLGVTTVFVTHDQGEALSMSDRVVVMSAGHVRQIGTPDEIYRRPQDPFVASFVGDVNILPGRYAGRDHAVVVESGGNALRIPAERVQAAVGDRLDIYVRPENIQLGPLGAHSFLSATVITHVFQGDHVDVHLDVPALGNTTLFARQSGLDSLTRWPVGSVVGVTFADEGVCAFSAEKQG
- a CDS encoding isochorismatase family protein, whose product is MKLLIVVDMQNGVFATPRHDREDKATLINQLIAAAERTIFIQHIEGEMAEGNELWQILPELEQPDGAIYVNKTACDAFWNTKLADVLSQLGTNNFVICGCATDYCLDTTIKVGASQGYAITVASDAHTTSNRTYATAPQLIGQHNEVWAALSIPGNTVQVKPTDRIIAEWQG